DNA from Bordetella genomosp. 13:
GCAGTTCGCTGCGTTCCAGCCCGGCGATCAGCTCGCGCAGCTGCGCCTGCAGGTCCTCGCTGGGCGCCGCCTGCTGCGGCGGGGGCACGCTGGCGGCCAGCGCCCCGGAGCCGCGCAGTTCCTCCGCCGCGCTGGCGAGCAGCCGACGCAGCTCGGCCAGGCGCGGCCGTACGTCGTCGCGCGAACCCAGCTTGATGCTTTCCTCCAGCGAGGCCGCCAGCTCGGTGACCTGCGGCAGCGCCAGATTGCCCGCGGCGCCGCGCAGCCCGTGCAGGCTGAACAGCGTCGCGTCCCAGTCGATCTCGGCGGCGTCCTCCGCGGGCAGCGGATGTCGCATGGCCGCCTCGGCCAGGAAGGTCTGCAAGGCCTGCGCCAGCCTGGCCTTGTTGCCCCACAAGGCGACGCCCGAGGTCCAGTCGATCAGGGTGCGGTGGCTGGCGACCATGCCCGCCGCCTGGCGGCCGCCGTAGGCGCCGGCCGAGGTATGGCCCAGCACGCGCGCCATCTCGTTGAGCAGGCGCGGCGTATCCAGCGGCTTGGTGGCGAAGCCGCTCATGCCCGCATCGCGTGCCGACCGGCGGTCGGACTCCATCACGCTGGCGGTGAGCGCGATGATGGGGATGGCCGGCAGCGACCTGGCCTGCTCGTACTGACGGATGCGGCGCGTGGCCTGCAGGCCATCGGTGCGCGGCATGTGCATGTCCATCAGCACCAGGTCGAACGACTGGGCCATATACATTTCCACCGCCTCGTCGCCGTCCCGGGCGGTCGCCGTCTGGTGGCCGCGTCCTTCCAGCATCAGCTTCAGCAGCTCCACGTTCTGCGGCACGTCGTCCGCGATCAGTATGCGCAGCGGCGGCAGCGATGCCGTGCCGACCTCGGGCGCCGGCGCGCCGGGCTTGCTGCCGGGCAGCAGGGGCAGGCGGACGTGGAACACGCTGCCCTCGCCCAGCGTGCTTTCCACGTCTATCGTGCCGCCCATCAGTTCCACCAGCTGGCGCGCGATGGTGGTGCCCAATCCCGTGCCGCCGAAGCGGCGGCTGATCGAAGCGTCCGCCTGCGAGAACGGGGCGAAGATGGTCTGCAGCTGTTCGGGGCTCATGCCGATGCCGCTGTCGCGCACCTGCACGTGCACCTGGCCGCCCTCGTGGCGGAAGATCACACTCACATGGCCCTGTTCGGTGAACTTGATGGCATTGCCGATCAGGTTGGTCAGCACCTGCTGCACGCGCAGCGGGTCTCCCTTGAAGTACTGCGGCATGCCGTCCGGATAGTCGGTATCCAGCGTCAGGCCCTTGGACTGCGCGCTCAGGCACATCGAGGCCTCGATGTGGCCCGCCAGCTCCTTCAGCGAGAAATCGATGCTTTCCAGCTCCAGCGAATTCTTCTCGAGCTTGGTGGTGTCCAGGATGTCGTTGAGCAGCGCCAGCAGCGAGCGCGACGACTGGCGGATGGTGCCGAGGTGGCTGCGCTGCAGCGCCGTCAGGTCTTCCTTGAGCAGCAGTTCGGTGAAGCCGATGATGGCGTTCATCGGCGTGCGGATCTCGTGGCTCATGTTGGCCAGGAAGGCGCTCTTGGCCTCGGCCGCCTGGCGCGCCTGCTCGGCCGCTTCGCGCAGCGAGGCCTCCATGGCGTGGCGGTCGGTGATGTCGGTCATGATGCCGACGAACAGCGGTTCGCCGCGCAGCTCGACCTGCCCCACCGCCAGCCGTATCGGCACCAGGCTGCCGTCCTTGCGCTGCCCCGTCACCTCGCGGCCCGAGCCGATGATGCGGGGCTGGCCCGAAGAGCGGTAGTTGTCGATGTAGTCGTTGTGCAGCGAACGGTCGGGCTCGGGCATCAGCATGCGCACGTTCCGGCCGATGACCTCGTTGGCCTCCCAGCCGAAGATGCGCGTGGCCGAGCGGTTGAAGGCCTGCACGATGCCACGGCTGTCGATGGTGACCACGGCGTCGACCACCGTGTCGACGATGGCATGCAGCCGCGATTCGTTCTCGCTGAGCTTGCGGAACAGGTCACGATAACGGATCAAGCCATTGGCGGCCGTGACCAGGACCGCCACCGTCAGCGTGAACGTGGACAACGCCAGCGACACGAACACGGGATCCAGCGCGATCTGGTGCTGCTGCGTACCCGGCTCGCCGGTGAAGCGCGCGGCCGCCATTCCGGTGTAGTGCATGCCGGAGATTGACAGGCCCATCACGATGCCGCCCAGCGCGAGCCGGCGCGTGGGTCCCAGGCTGGTGCGATTCAGGCCGAAGCGTATCCACAGCGCCAGCGTGGCCAGCGCCACCGAGACGACCAGCGACAGCGCGAACAGGCGCGGTTCATAGCGCAGCTCGACCATCTGCATGGCCGCCATGCCGCTGTAGTGCATCGCGCCGATGCCCAGGCCCACCAGCACGCCCGCGCCCATCAGGTGCCAGCCGGATACGTCGGGACGGGACAGGATGCGCAGGGCCAGCCATGCGGCGGCGAAACCCGGCAGGCTGGACAACAGCGTCAGCGAGGCGCTGTACATCACCAGCGTCGGCAGCTCGAAGGCCAGCATGCCGATGAAATGCATGGTCCAGATGCCGCCGCCCAGCGCGATGGCGCCGCTGCCGATGGCCAGGTTGCGGTGGCGCACCGTATCGGCCGAGCGGGCGATGTGCGCGGTCTGCAGCGCCATGCCGGAGGTAAGCACCGCGACAAGGACCGAAAGCAGCACGAGCCCGGGATTGTGGGCGCCGTGCAGGTACATCACATCGCTGGAAGAATCGATGAACAAGCTATGGGAGTGACCCATGTCGTGCGTATCCCGCTGGGCCGCGAGCGACGGCTGCGGCCAGTGTTGCTGAACCATCCTGAGCAGGATTTCGCTGCCGAAGACGTGCATCCCGGCATGCGCTGGTCACCATCGGGGGCGCGCTATTTGCGAACGATGCGACACGGCCATGACTACCCGGCTACGTAGCTTATCGGCCGGACAGGCGTTTTCTTTAGCGGAAGCCTTGACAAACTTCCGGCCTGCTTTTTTTTGAACGCAAAGCTTGGCAAGGAATGGTCATAATCCTGTTGTTGCACTGCAACATACAATGCGGTGTAATGACGAGATCGCCCTGCCGCCCGCGACGGGCGGCGCCAGCCTACCGGGCCGGAAGTCCCCTACGAGGAGATCGCCATGGCAGCATCCGCCGCCGATCAATCCCCCACGCCACTCCATACCTTGTCCTTCAACCCGTGGGCCGCGGCCTACGAATACGCCGTCGATGCCTGGCAGCGCGGCGTGCTGTACACGGACGTGATGCGCCAGCGCGGCAACCAGTATCACCGCCACATCGCCAAGCGCGCGCCGAACGTGCTCAGCATGAAGTCCGAGCTCATCCTGGACGGCCGCGAGCTGGAACGCCCGGTCAACTATGGCCTGCTGCGCATCCTGCCGCCCGAGGGCATGGAGGTCGATCCGCAAAAGCGTCCCTTCCTGGTGGTCGATCCGCGCGCGGGCCACGGGCCCGGCATCGGCGGCTTCAAGCCGGAAAGCGAGATCGGCGTGGCGGTGCAAGCCGGCCACCCCTGCTACTTCGCCAGCTTCCTGCCGCATCCGATGCCCACGCAGACCGTGGAAGACGTGATGCGCGCCGAGGCCCGCTTCATGGAAGAGATCATCGCGCGCCATCCCGAAGCCGAGGGCAAGCCCGTGGCGGTGGGCAACTGTCAGGCGGGTTGGCAGATCATGATGACGGCGGCGATGCGGCCCGAGTTGTTCGGCCCCATCATCATCGCGGGCGCCCCGCTGTCGTACTGGGCGGGCTGGCGCGGCATGAATCCCATGCGCTATGCGGGCGGCCTTCTGGGCGGCAGCTGGCTCACCGCCATGACCAGCGACCTGGGCGCGGGCAAGTTCGACGGCGCCTGGCTGGTGCAGAACTTCGAGAACCTGAATCCGGCCAACACGCTGTGGACCAAGCAGTACAACCTGTACGAGAAGGTGGACACCGAAGCCCGCCGCTATCTGGGCTTCGAGAAATGGTGGGGCGGGCACGTGTATCTGAACGGCCCCGAGATCCAGTACATCGTCGACAATCTTTTCATCGGCAACCGCCTGGCCACCGCGGGGCTGGTCACTTCCGACGGCATCCGCATCGATCTGCGCAACATCCGGTCGCCCATCATCGTGTTCTGCTCGCGCGGCGACAACATCACGCCGCCGCCGCAGGCGCTGGGCTGGATCACCGACCTGTATCAAAACGACCAGGAAGTGCGCGCCCACGGCCAGACCATCGTCTACGCCGTGCATGAAAGCATCGGCCACCTGGGCATCTTCGTGTCGGGCAGCGTGGCGCGCAAAGAGCACCACGAGTTCACCAGCAACATCGACATGATCGACGTGCTGCCGCCCGGCATCTATCAGGCCGAGATCGCCGACAAGACACCCGAGACCATCAACGCCGACCTCGTGCAGGGCGACTATGTGTTGTCGTTCGAGGGCCGTCGCCTGGACGACGTGCGCGACATCGTGGAACAGCGCCAGGACGACGATCGACGCTTCGCTGCCGTGGCGCGCATCTCGGACATCAACCTGGGCCTGTATCGCACCTTCCTGCAGCCCTGGGTGCGGGCCACGGTCACGCCGCAGTCAGCGGAATGGATGCAGCGCATGCATCCGCTGCGCCTGCCGTACGAGTTGATGTCGGACCGCAACCCCATGATTGCGCCCGTGGCGCAGGTGGCCGAGCAGGTGCGCGAGCATCGCCAGGAAGTGTCGCCCGACAATCCTTTCCTGCTGGCGCAGCAGATGATGGCCAAGACCATCGAGACCAGCCTGGAGATCTACCAGGAGCTGCGCGACTGGTCGCAGGAAGCGCTGTTCATGAACGTGTACGGTTCGCCGCTGGTGCAGGACTGGGCCGGGCTCGGCGCCAAGGCCGACGCTCCGCGCCGCCATCCGGGCGTCTCGCCCGAGCACCGCAGCTTCATGGAAGACCGCAACGCCGAACTGCGCTCGCTGATGTCGGTGGGCGGACTGCGCGAAGCCGCCATCCGCATGCTGCTGTACGTGGCCGGCGCCAAAGGCGGCATCGATGAGCGCAGCTTCGCCGGCATCCGCCGCATGCGCGCCGAGAAGGATCACGTGCTGTCGCTGCAGCAGTTCAAGGACGTGGTGCGCGAACAGGCGCTGGTGATGCGCCTGGATGCGGAAGGCGCGCTGCGCGCCATGCCCACGCTGCTGGAGCGCTCGAGCGCCGCGGAAATCCGCGCCAGCCTGGCCGACATGAAGCAGGTGCTGGAAGCCGCCCAGCCGCTCAGCGAGCGCGCCCAGAACAGCCTGCGCGAGATGGAAGCGCTGTTCGAAACGGCCGCGCGCGAGGCCGAACGCGCCGGACGCCGCCGCGCCGGGCGCAGTCCCCAGGCGCCCGCCGATGCGCCGGCGGCCCAGGCCGCCGAGGCCCTGCCCGTGAAGACCTCCCCCGCGGCGGAATCGAAGGCCGTGGCGCGTGCCTCGGCGACGCAGCCCCTGGAAAGCGCCAACGACGAACAGGCGCCGACCACGCCTCGCAAGCGGGCGGCCGCCGCGCGCAAGGCGCCCACCAAGCGCGCTGCCGCGAACAAGGCCGTGGCGAAGAAAACGGACCGGACAGTGCCGGCCGCCAAGACGGGACGCGCGCGCAGCGCGCGCCGCAGCAAGACCTGATCCAGCCCCCGTCACGCTGAATCCGCGCCCCGCCCGGCTTTTCCGCGGCGGGGTTTTTCGTTGATGCGATGCGCGCGGCTTGCTCGGGGAGATCCGTGCACTGGCGCATAGGGCTTCCGCCAAGCAGGTGCCCACTGCCCAACCCATTACGCCAAGTCTGCAACTCTGGGGCTTAATAATTTGTCATTTCACCACTCATGGAAAAATATTTTCCCATCTAAGGGTTTTTCCTAGGGTCGCTCAGGCGCACCATGTCTTCACCGCGAAACAAAACCCAGATAACGACGGAATCCTCCGCCGGTTTCGCTCCCTAGACCGAATCCAGGAGATCGATCATGAAGACCCTTGCTGCTGCCCTGATGATGTCCGCTGGCCTGCTGAGCGCCAGCGCTTTTGCCGGCTCGAACATCGAACCCAACGACGTCCCGTTCCAGGGCGTGTACGGCCAATCCGAACCCGGCGCCCTGACCCGCGCCCAGGTGCAGGCGGAACTGGCTCAGGCCAAGGCTGCCGGGCTGGTGACGAACGTCGAGCCCAACGACGTTCCCTTCCAGGCGGCGTATGGCGCCTCGGCCTCGGCTGGCGCGAGCCGCGCCGACGTCCAGGCGGAGGCCGCCCAGGCCCGCCGGACTGGCGAGCTGTCCAACGTCGAACCCAACGACACGCCGTTCGTGGCGCAGGCCGCCGCGCGCAACGATGTGCTGGCGGGCGAATGACAGGTACGTAGCCGAGGTGGACGGCCATGTGCGCCGCCACCCGGCTTTGCAGAAAGCCGTGCAAGCAGTACTCGCCCGGGAAGATTGACGCCACCCGGACGAGAACGGCTTACCCCAGCCTGGCCCCGCGAGGGGCCAGGCGTTTTTTTGCGCCCGCCGCGTGCATCGGCCGCCAGAACGGCAGATAGCAAGACCGCGCCATTTCCTGTCATAGACGCCAGCCATACTCGAGCAGCTGCCTGAAGCGGGCAGCGCCCGGCCGGAATGCCTTCGGCCCGACGGTTGGACGTCCCAGGCGGCCAACCGCTGAACACGAATGAGATCATCGGCGGCCTATGGTACCCAGCAGCACGTCCGCGCGCGGCAACTTCCTGATGCGCCAGGCCCTCGCGGCCGGCGGCGCCATCCGCAAGGCGGCCCGCCATGCAGAACGCTCCACCAAACGCCGCCTGCTCGAACTGCTGGCCTTTCGCGACTCGAGCCGCACCGAAAAACACATCGATGAGCTGCGCGGTATTTCGCGCATCATCGTCATCCGGCCGAACTACCGCATCGGCAACGCGGTCATCAGCACTTCCATCCTCGAGCCGCTGCAGCTGAAGTACCCCGGCGCCACCATCGACTTCCTGGCCACGGACAAGACCACGTCGGTGTTCCGGAACCTGCCCGTGGGCACGGTGGCCGCGCTGTCGCGCGCCGCCATCTCGCGCCCGTGGCGCATGGTGTCGCTGCTGCGGCAGCTGCGGCGCGGGCGCTACGACCTGGCCGTGCAACTGGAAGACGGATCGCTGACCGGCCTCTTGATCTCGCGCGCGATCGGCGCGCGCTACGTGATCGGCAAGCCCAAGGGGGACGCGTGCTGGTACGACGTGAACGTCCGCCAGGACGTGACGCACGCCTACGACACCGCCTCGGTCTTCTCGCGCGCCCTGGGCGTGGTGGGCTGCCCCGCCCGTCCGCGACTGGTCCTGTGCCCTCGAGAGAGGTCCCAGGCCGCCGCGCAACTCGAGTCGCTGGGCCTGGCCACGGCGCGGGACGGACGGACGGAACCTTTCGTGGCGGTGTTCGTGGGCGGCCACGATGACAAGGTGTGCCCGGCCTCGTTCTGGGCCGAACTGTTCCGTGGCCTGGACGGCGGGCAGCGGCGCTTCGTGGTGTTCGTCGGCCCCGAGGAACAGGCCCTGGCGCCGCGCATCGAGCAGGCTTTGGCGGCCCTGCCGCACGGCCGGCTGTGCCGCACCCGGCCGCTGCGCGAGTTCGCGGCCATGCTGGAACGCGCCAGCGTGCTGGTGACTCCCGACTCGGGGCCCATGCACATCGCGGCCGCGCTGCGGGTGCCCGTGGTGGCGATGGCCAGGTCGCACCGCTCGACCTGTTTCATTCCCGACTACGACGACACGCGCACGGTGTGGAACCTGGACGTGGCAGAGGCGCTGCGGGCGATCGGGGAAGTCACGGCAGGGGCTGCCGCCCCTGCCTGAGCCGCGTCCGCCGACTCAGGCGGCGCGTTCCTGCAGCACCTGCACCGCAGGCAGGGTCTTGCCCTCCAGGAATTCCAGGAAGGCGCCGCCGCCCGTCGAGATGTAGCCGACCTGGTCGCCGATGCCGTACTTGGCGATGGCGGCCAGCGTGTCGCCGCCGCCCGCGATCGAGAACGCGTCCGCGTCGGCGATGGCGCGCGCGATCACCTCGGTGCCATGCGCGAACTGGTCGAACTCGAACACGCCCACCGGACCGTTCCACACGATGCTGCCGGCCTGCTTCAGCACGTCGGCCAGTTGCGCGGCGGTCTTGGGACCGATGTCCAGGATCATGTCGTCCTCGGCCACGTCGGCCGCGGCCTTGACGGTGGCCTGCGCATCGGCGCCGAACGACTTGGCGCACACCACGTCCACCGGAATGGGAACGGCGGCGCCGCGCTTGGCCATCAGGTCGATCACGGCGCGGGCCTGCTCGACCTGTTCGGGCTCGGCCAGCGACTTGCCGATGGGCAGGCCGGCGGCCAGCATGAAGGTGTTGGCGATGCCGCCGCCCACCACCAGCTGGTCGACCTGGCCGGCCAGCGACTGCAGGATGGACAGCTTGGTCGACACCTTGGAACCGCCGACGATGGCCACCAGCGGACGCTTGGGCTGGTTCAGCGCGCGACCCAGGGCGTCCAGTTCGGCCTCGAGCAGCGGACCGGCGCAAGCCACGGGCGCGAAGCGCGCGATGCCGTGGGTGGTGGCCTCGGCGCGATGCGCGGTGCCGAAGGCATCATTGACGTAGACGTCGCACAGGGCCGCCAGCTTGCGGGACAGGGCCTCGTCGTTCTTCTTCTCGCCGACGTTGACGCGGCAGTTCTCCAGCAGCACGACCTGGCCGGGCGCCACGTCGACGCCGTCAACCCAGTTCTGCACCAGCGTCACGGGCGCGCCCAGCGCCTCGGACAGGCGCTTGGCGACGGGCGCCAGCGTATCGCCCTCGCCCAGCGTGCCCTCGGTGGGACGGCCCAGGTGCGAGGTGACCATCACGGCGGCGCCGGCATCCAGCGCCAGCTTGATGCCAGGCACCGACGCGCGGATGCGGGTGTCCTCGGTGATGTTGCCGGCATCGTCGAACGGCACGTTCAGGTCGGCGCGGATGAACACGCGCTTGCCGGACAGTTGGCCGGCCTTGGCCAGCGCGGACAGCGTATTGACTTTGGACATTGATCGATGCTCCTGGTTGTTCGATTCTTCGATGTAAATAGATAATGCGGAATTCTTCGCCGCGCCGGGCTGAATGGTGGCAGGGTTCTGTTGTGACAGGGGTTTCTCTTCGCTTCCGGGCGTTTTTGAGTTCTTGAACCGCCTCTGTAT
Protein-coding regions in this window:
- a CDS encoding MHYT domain-containing protein → MGHSHSLFIDSSSDVMYLHGAHNPGLVLLSVLVAVLTSGMALQTAHIARSADTVRHRNLAIGSGAIALGGGIWTMHFIGMLAFELPTLVMYSASLTLLSSLPGFAAAWLALRILSRPDVSGWHLMGAGVLVGLGIGAMHYSGMAAMQMVELRYEPRLFALSLVVSVALATLALWIRFGLNRTSLGPTRRLALGGIVMGLSISGMHYTGMAAARFTGEPGTQQHQIALDPVFVSLALSTFTLTVAVLVTAANGLIRYRDLFRKLSENESRLHAIVDTVVDAVVTIDSRGIVQAFNRSATRIFGWEANEVIGRNVRMLMPEPDRSLHNDYIDNYRSSGQPRIIGSGREVTGQRKDGSLVPIRLAVGQVELRGEPLFVGIMTDITDRHAMEASLREAAEQARQAAEAKSAFLANMSHEIRTPMNAIIGFTELLLKEDLTALQRSHLGTIRQSSRSLLALLNDILDTTKLEKNSLELESIDFSLKELAGHIEASMCLSAQSKGLTLDTDYPDGMPQYFKGDPLRVQQVLTNLIGNAIKFTEQGHVSVIFRHEGGQVHVQVRDSGIGMSPEQLQTIFAPFSQADASISRRFGGTGLGTTIARQLVELMGGTIDVESTLGEGSVFHVRLPLLPGSKPGAPAPEVGTASLPPLRILIADDVPQNVELLKLMLEGRGHQTATARDGDEAVEMYMAQSFDLVLMDMHMPRTDGLQATRRIRQYEQARSLPAIPIIALTASVMESDRRSARDAGMSGFATKPLDTPRLLNEMARVLGHTSAGAYGGRQAAGMVASHRTLIDWTSGVALWGNKARLAQALQTFLAEAAMRHPLPAEDAAEIDWDATLFSLHGLRGAAGNLALPQVTELAASLEESIKLGSRDDVRPRLAELRRLLASAAEELRGSGALAASVPPPQQAAPSEDLQAQLRELIAGLERSELPAPALDAVSQHLRAQGQHALHDALHHAIDTFDFHNARLLLSQLQAGGSAGAGSAS
- a CDS encoding DUF3141 domain-containing protein, which produces MAASAADQSPTPLHTLSFNPWAAAYEYAVDAWQRGVLYTDVMRQRGNQYHRHIAKRAPNVLSMKSELILDGRELERPVNYGLLRILPPEGMEVDPQKRPFLVVDPRAGHGPGIGGFKPESEIGVAVQAGHPCYFASFLPHPMPTQTVEDVMRAEARFMEEIIARHPEAEGKPVAVGNCQAGWQIMMTAAMRPELFGPIIIAGAPLSYWAGWRGMNPMRYAGGLLGGSWLTAMTSDLGAGKFDGAWLVQNFENLNPANTLWTKQYNLYEKVDTEARRYLGFEKWWGGHVYLNGPEIQYIVDNLFIGNRLATAGLVTSDGIRIDLRNIRSPIIVFCSRGDNITPPPQALGWITDLYQNDQEVRAHGQTIVYAVHESIGHLGIFVSGSVARKEHHEFTSNIDMIDVLPPGIYQAEIADKTPETINADLVQGDYVLSFEGRRLDDVRDIVEQRQDDDRRFAAVARISDINLGLYRTFLQPWVRATVTPQSAEWMQRMHPLRLPYELMSDRNPMIAPVAQVAEQVREHRQEVSPDNPFLLAQQMMAKTIETSLEIYQELRDWSQEALFMNVYGSPLVQDWAGLGAKADAPRRHPGVSPEHRSFMEDRNAELRSLMSVGGLREAAIRMLLYVAGAKGGIDERSFAGIRRMRAEKDHVLSLQQFKDVVREQALVMRLDAEGALRAMPTLLERSSAAEIRASLADMKQVLEAAQPLSERAQNSLREMEALFETAAREAERAGRRRAGRSPQAPADAPAAQAAEALPVKTSPAAESKAVARASATQPLESANDEQAPTTPRKRAAAARKAPTKRAAANKAVAKKTDRTVPAAKTGRARSARRSKT
- a CDS encoding DUF4148 domain-containing protein, which translates into the protein MKTLAAALMMSAGLLSASAFAGSNIEPNDVPFQGVYGQSEPGALTRAQVQAELAQAKAAGLVTNVEPNDVPFQAAYGASASAGASRADVQAEAAQARRTGELSNVEPNDTPFVAQAAARNDVLAGE
- a CDS encoding glycosyltransferase family 9 protein, which translates into the protein MVPSSTSARGNFLMRQALAAGGAIRKAARHAERSTKRRLLELLAFRDSSRTEKHIDELRGISRIIVIRPNYRIGNAVISTSILEPLQLKYPGATIDFLATDKTTSVFRNLPVGTVAALSRAAISRPWRMVSLLRQLRRGRYDLAVQLEDGSLTGLLISRAIGARYVIGKPKGDACWYDVNVRQDVTHAYDTASVFSRALGVVGCPARPRLVLCPRERSQAAAQLESLGLATARDGRTEPFVAVFVGGHDDKVCPASFWAELFRGLDGGQRRFVVFVGPEEQALAPRIEQALAALPHGRLCRTRPLREFAAMLERASVLVTPDSGPMHIAAALRVPVVAMARSHRSTCFIPDYDDTRTVWNLDVAEALRAIGEVTAGAAAPA
- a CDS encoding phosphoglycerate kinase; this translates as MSKVNTLSALAKAGQLSGKRVFIRADLNVPFDDAGNITEDTRIRASVPGIKLALDAGAAVMVTSHLGRPTEGTLGEGDTLAPVAKRLSEALGAPVTLVQNWVDGVDVAPGQVVLLENCRVNVGEKKNDEALSRKLAALCDVYVNDAFGTAHRAEATTHGIARFAPVACAGPLLEAELDALGRALNQPKRPLVAIVGGSKVSTKLSILQSLAGQVDQLVVGGGIANTFMLAAGLPIGKSLAEPEQVEQARAVIDLMAKRGAAVPIPVDVVCAKSFGADAQATVKAAADVAEDDMILDIGPKTAAQLADVLKQAGSIVWNGPVGVFEFDQFAHGTEVIARAIADADAFSIAGGGDTLAAIAKYGIGDQVGYISTGGGAFLEFLEGKTLPAVQVLQERAA